The following are from one region of the Amylibacter sp. IMCC11727 genome:
- a CDS encoding succinate dehydrogenase yields MMAPKTLIAAALVLVTASCDTAQEAVTKGTRDTAKTVVNQVVETRFPGVNAAPITDCIIDNASVSEILTIAKASVVGIQQDTVDTVVGISQRPETAACIAKNSLKLLG; encoded by the coding sequence ATGATGGCCCCCAAAACACTCATCGCGGCGGCGCTTGTCCTCGTAACAGCCTCTTGTGACACCGCCCAAGAAGCCGTGACCAAAGGCACACGCGATACCGCCAAAACCGTGGTCAACCAAGTGGTTGAAACGCGGTTTCCGGGCGTGAACGCTGCGCCCATCACAGACTGCATCATCGACAACGCATCGGTGAGTGAAATTCTGACCATTGCCAAAGCCTCGGTTGTTGGCATTCAACAAGATACGGTCGATACTGTGGTCGGTATCAGCCAAAGACCTGAAACAGCGGCGTGCATCGCCAAAAACAGCCTGAAATTGCTGGGCTAA
- a CDS encoding succinate dehydrogenase iron-sulfur subunit, producing the protein MVELALPKNSRMTVGKTWPKPEGATNVRVFKIYRFNPDTGENPRVDTYHVDMDTCGPMVLDALIKIKNEIDPTLTFRRSCREGICGSCAMNIDGINTLACIYGMDEVKGEVKIYPLPHMPVVKDLIPDLTHFYAQHASIMPWLETKTNRPQKEWRQSIEDRKKLDGLYECVMCASCSASCPSYWWNGDKYLGPAALLHAYRWIIDSRDEATGERLDDLHDPFKLYRCHTIMNCAQTCPKGLNPAKAIAEIKKMMVERTM; encoded by the coding sequence ATGGTAGAACTCGCACTTCCAAAGAACTCTCGCATGACTGTCGGGAAAACATGGCCCAAACCAGAAGGCGCGACAAACGTGCGCGTGTTCAAGATTTATCGCTTTAACCCTGATACGGGTGAAAACCCGCGCGTGGACACTTATCACGTGGATATGGACACCTGTGGCCCGATGGTTCTGGATGCGCTGATCAAGATCAAAAACGAAATTGATCCAACACTCACCTTCCGCCGCTCCTGTCGCGAAGGCATTTGCGGATCGTGCGCCATGAACATCGACGGCATCAATACGCTGGCCTGTATCTACGGCATGGACGAAGTAAAGGGTGAGGTGAAAATCTATCCCCTGCCACACATGCCTGTGGTTAAGGACCTGATCCCAGACTTAACGCATTTCTATGCCCAGCACGCCTCCATCATGCCGTGGCTTGAAACCAAAACCAACCGCCCGCAAAAAGAATGGCGTCAGTCGATTGAGGATCGCAAGAAGCTCGACGGTCTGTATGAATGCGTGATGTGTGCGTCCTGCTCCGCATCTTGCCCATCTTACTGGTGGAATGGTGACAAATACCTCGGCCCAGCGGCGCTCTTGCACGCTTACCGTTGGATCATCGATTCACGGGATGAAGCCACGGGCGAGCGTTTGGATGATCTGCACGATCCGTTCAAACTATACCGCTGTCACACCATCATGAACTGCGCACAGACCTGCCCCAAGGGATTGAATCCTGCCAAAGCGATTGCAGAAATCAAGAAGATGATGGTCGAACGCACCATGTAA
- a CDS encoding RNA polymerase sigma factor, which produces MLRLSDHEKTVRDGLPAIYPRLWRYCVSLAGNRDTGGDLAQAAMVKAIEKADQFQAGTHLDRWVFRIAQRTWLNDLRANAVRRGGGLVPVEDFDLIDEKPSTETNILAAEVLRFVMALPEAQRVTVVLVYVEGYSYKEAAEMLEIPIGTIMSRLAAARKTIAARTSDIEGEKT; this is translated from the coding sequence ATGCTTCGACTTTCAGACCATGAAAAAACTGTGCGCGATGGGCTGCCTGCAATTTATCCCCGCCTTTGGCGCTATTGCGTTTCATTGGCCGGCAATCGCGATACTGGGGGAGATTTGGCACAAGCGGCTATGGTCAAAGCCATTGAAAAGGCAGATCAATTTCAGGCGGGCACCCATTTAGACCGCTGGGTTTTTCGGATTGCGCAGCGCACATGGCTGAACGACTTACGGGCAAACGCCGTGCGGCGCGGTGGGGGTTTGGTTCCCGTTGAAGATTTTGACCTGATTGATGAAAAACCGTCCACAGAAACGAATATTTTGGCTGCTGAGGTGTTACGTTTTGTGATGGCCCTTCCCGAAGCACAGCGCGTTACCGTGGTGTTGGTTTATGTTGAAGGGTATAGTTACAAGGAAGCCGCGGAGATGTTAGAGATTCCGATCGGCACAATCATGAGCCGTCTTGCCGCGGCCCGAAAGACAATCGCAGCGCGAACCTCGGACATCGAGGGAGAGAAAACATGA